The Girardinichthys multiradiatus isolate DD_20200921_A chromosome 23, DD_fGirMul_XY1, whole genome shotgun sequence DNA segment TCAAgggacaaagaaaacaaaaaacaggctgACTGTTGTTCCAGTTCATGCAACAtaaggaaaaagaacaaaacacacCTAAAGATACAAATGATGAAGGATGATGAAATTTCAATGCACTTATTCACATTTAAGGACAGGGTTTTGTTCTTTTCAGGTTCCACATGAAATATGTCAGAGAAAGTGGCAGAAAACAACCTTTTAGTTTTCCAACCATCACATCATAACAGAGCAAATATTCCAACtacataattttgtttttgccaaaCTTCTAGTTAAGTTTTGTGTGTAGTTGAGACTAGGTGTAGTATGAACTAATTCACTCTTGTTTGCACAAGACGTATGAAAACCTCTGGGGAACAcggttaaatatttttgttttgtcatgccttcattttttatttttttttctgttctcatCAAACCTGCAATTCTGAAAACTTGAGTGattcctttttatttcctgtTGTGTCGGGAGAACTTGGCATTCGATGTAGTAAACATAACATTCCTCGTACTTGTTAAAACAAAGAGTTCCTTGTTTTAAAAACGTTGGTGTTGATGATGGTCTGGTGGGGAGCGATGTGTAAATGAAGGATGACCAGTCCGTTGAGGCTAAAAACTGAAGGGTGGATGTTTTGTATCGTCTCCTTATCTCTAATAAAAAACACTAAACTACTGACTGTTACTGCACTTGTCTTTATTGTCCTTTTAAGCTCAGTGACATGGTTTTTCTCTTTTAAgggttttatacatttttgtttatactACATAATCACAAAATGTACTCATAAGTTCAGGCTTGTGCCACATTAACAGGGTTCCTATGTTGGTGGGAATTTAAGtgtttccaggtctggataagtatgggaAAATTTCTAGGCTATTGTCAAATTaaaatccatccacccattcattcatctATTTGTCTGTTCCATCTCCATCAGTTTGTTTAGCCGCCTGtcgttttttattattatttttttttactgtgtcctggACAGCAGAGTATcgcagctaatgctttaaagctctgcttgatatttataaaagaaactttattataaacttctttgggaatatttcaattgttacggacacggagactgaaatgaaaaggaaaaaagaagctcaaaaaagagagatgggagaaaatgaggaaggagtggaggagagaaagaaggatgaagagaataaaagattacaccctgcttgcttatacacctgcagctgtttttttttttttttttttttttaaataaaatagtacacggtacttatgaatgtaaaatgtatttagtgagAGGTACAGCCCGATATAGAagatctgtgtatctgtcaacacctgaagcttttgtatacaaggtttctccacaaaaatatgcaatagtgagtgtgaggacccacagacctgccccatggtccctggacggacactgaggagatccaagccacagacatccaaaggccccccaaagcacaggaaccccaggagaaccaccgccgggactaccgagagcagtggagagtcccaggggaaccacccagcagcgacagtgcagaagccccagggagctcagcgacgagtccacaggccccgccggcagccgtccacgcccgagcagatccagccatggacccagagacccaagaccccgggacacaccaccacccaagcagaggcccgacagagcccagggggccaggccccagGGCAAgaagccaccgggagtgagccagcactcaccaaagcacccggccccggataccgagaaccacaagtacaccagcgggcagagactccaaccaccggcaggtagtgtggcggggaggaaataggccctcCATGGGGGggctaagctgatccaggagagggagcagacccaacctgtcacaaaaaaaaaaaacaggcacacagtcacaatcacccactcccaccctcatgcatacacataaaatcactcgcacgcaacgtaaagacaaacaacaatggacgtcttacactcactcactccccatgcatactctatactcccaggtccaggcgtcggtaccccctaggggcaaccagtcCCCGGACCCAGGaagtggtccccttccctcctggggcagaggcaggcagacagcgtcGGCACCGCCCAGTTCCGGGTGACCCCGGCCTGGCCCCCGCCCCCCCGCcgcgaacccagtccccaacaacccccatccacctccggagagggggctatgtacaaaagaggggatCCACATGGCTCATACCagcccgccaaccggagccgcccccACTTGTAgttttattcatccattttctatccATCTGTCTCCATGAATTTATCCATTCCCCTTGTCTATCCCTCCCATTTTTTATGCGTCAGTttcataaatatgttttcatcatccatccttccatctttgttcatccatctataTTTGGTCATCCATATTTTCGTTTCATCAGTTTATGTATTCTTCCATTTCGCCATCCATAATACATTCATTCGTATTACGTCTCTGTTCCGTCATCTAGCCACTTGTTTGTCCACCCATTATTTAATTTATCCATTCATCATCACCTCCATCAGATTatttccattcatccatccatcctgggAAAATATGGAATTTTGTCATGAATGAGTTGGACCATAGAATCAGACCGCCGTATTTCTTCTATCCATGTCCAATTATGCTTTTAAAACACGTTAACTCTGTAGGGAGCTCTTTTTAATTGATAGATAAAAGTCTGCAACAATAAAGTGGAAAGATGCAGTAATTATCGTGACCACAAGAGGGCAGCCtaacactgctttaaaaaaaaggacTTTACACAAACTTAAAtctctgtttattaaaatatcaaGCATTTCTCAAAAAATTAAGTTAACATTCTGTTTCCAGTCAATTATGAGAAATCTATAATGTCAGATGGAATGttaaaaagcagttttattatttatttacttttcagtTGCGTGCAGGAGGGAGGAGAAGGAACTGTATTATAAATGGAGAATTGCCAAAATAACCAAAGTATGATGCAGATAAAAGAGCAGGGAGGATTATAATTTATCTTCAGTAGATTACAGTAATCGACAGTAGGACTGCTGCTGCACTAGAAGAAAGTGGTTTTCCCTCTTTAGGAGCTGTAGTTATTGTGGAAACCCTGACATTAATCTAACTGGGCAAAAAAGAAGCTGTGATGATCTCACTGGCAGATTTAATTAACGGGCGGGAGGTTACAGGGAGCCAATTAAATATAGGAGAGGGAAAATCGGGGAAATGGAGCCAAAAGCAGATTTTTACTGGTGCAAAGACAGACCCCTACATGGAAATATGTCTGTTTCACTCAGATGTTTGCAGAAGTATCTAAAAACATTCAccctgtgtgtttttaaattacattgtgCTCCTTTTTAGTCTGGGGTGCAGTCTAGTCGGTTTCCATGCAACCAGTAACAGATCTGGGCAAACTTCAGAGGCGTGATGCGAACAGCAACATTGTAATCCCTGTTCTCTCCATCTATCTCCAGCCACTGGTGTCCAGAGAAAATCCCAATCACCTTCCTTTCCCAGCGCTCCAAAGCGTTGTCCCACACCCGTCCGTACACTCCAGAGCCGCTGGCTCCGGGCCGGGCGTCGCAGTGCTGGTATATTAGGTCGCTGGACTCCTCCTCAACAGGGCAAAACCTGTACACCAGCTCCCCTGGACGGTCGCTGTCAAACCCGGAGAAGTGGATGCGATTCCCTGCCAGATTATCAGAGGAGGGAGCCACCCAGAGGCGCATGAAAGGACGCCGGTGAGGCCAGCGCAGCTCCAGCAgggcatagtcaaagtccatgcTGATCTCCTGAGGGCCCTGGATCCAGCCCTTTGGTACCCGAGTACGCTTCACCCGCACCCAGCGGACCAGAGGCTTCTTGTTGGGAATCCGTCCGGTTTTGGTGCcattgatggatggagggatcaGGAAGCCCACCCTGAGCTTTCGTGCCCCATGAACATAATCCTTCCCATCATGCACACAGTGGGCAGCAGTGAGGACGTGCTGCTGAGACACGAGGACGCCCGTGCAGCCGGTGGAGATGCGCACAGCTGTGGAGAAAGGATAATCCAGCAGGAAGTTGTCACCTTGGATGTTAAAACGCCCGTCTGCACCGTAGATCTGCCTCTTCATCCGCCTGTGCTTCACTCTCGTCCAGGGAGGCAGGTGAGTCGGGTGAAgagcatcatcatcatcatcctctacctCCACCGTGGTGAGGGTGCGGAAGCCGTCTCCATACAGCGTCtcaaaggccaatttttccaTTAGCTGCTCCCTTGGCTCCTCCTGCTCACCTCTGTGGAAGCAGCTGTAGTTGCAGTGCGTGGTGAAGTCCAGCTGGGCCTCGGCACTGAAGCGGGAGCGGGTCAGAGGTGTTGGTGTGTGGGGGACCAGGGTGGGCACATGCATGGGTGGATTGTGAGGAGGCTGGAGGAGAGACAGGGTAAGGGGGAGGAGGTCCTGGAAGAGCAGGAGCAGGTGAGTTAAGATGGTGATCTCATGTGGCGTCATCGtggaaaacactgaaaagaTACAAAACGATAATGTTATATATGAGGAAACTCGCTTACAAGCTACAGAAAACAATAGCAACAAGCAATCTGTAACTCTACTTTTGTAAAGAAGCCGGTTAGTGCTGTATTTAAGCATATCAATGGTAAGttgggtggaaggaaaaagtgtttgtttgtgtatgtgtgtgaggggTTAACAAAAACAGGGATAACCATAGCTTTGAGAGGACTGTGAAGCTCATTCTGAGGAAGATTCATGAGGTGTGGACTTGGTCAAGTAAAAGTAATCCCAatccttgaacctttccacattttgtgagttcacaaccacaaactctaAGGTAAATCATTATAATTTGATGTGATGCAAGGCACGGCCCCTTTACTCTGGATATCCTGCAATAAAATCGAGCacaaccaattaccttcagaagtcacctaatttatatgtagagtccagctgtgtttaatttaaacttttataaTGACCCAGAAACCCACCAGACAACCTGggttagtttaaaaaaacaaatcttaagcTATGAACATCCCATTGTGGACTATTCAATTcaccatctgaaaatggaaagagtacacATCTGACTACAACTATTCCACTCGGGTCTTTATAAAAAGAGTGgaaaaaagaaagttgttttgatAGAAAGTCATACAATATCCCCTTTTATGTTTCCCACAAGACATGTAGAGGACATAGCAAACAAcatggtctacatgcaaaatgcccTGAACACGCCATCCTTTACATTAGGGAGgaggcaccatcatgctgtgacTGGGAAGGTGGGGTTGATGGGGAGATGGGTGGAGCCAAATATGGGGCaatactgaaagaaaacctgttagaagctgcaaattTGAGACAGAGGTTCCCCTGTCAGGACAGGACAGATACCCTACACAAGGGCTCTCCAAGTCCATCCTTGGGAACTAGTATAGATACATAACCTGTTCCAACACACTCGAATTACATAAATAGTTCATTAGCAGGCCTTTGCAGAACCTGATTAAATGCTGAAGAGGTAATTCAGCTATTTGAGTCAGATGTATCTAAAAGTTAAAGCTAGAATCGGAGACCCCTGAACTAAACATACAGtctgagctacaatggaatggtttagttcAAAGTCATCGGTTacaatggtctagtcaaagtccagacctaattcTACTTCAAAATGTAAGTTAGGACTTTAACACTGTATGCTCAGTTTATGGTAAATCTCTACAAGTGGGTGCAGCTCACACATTTCATTGTTGCAATCCAGGCCTGAATTTGGAGTGGCAAGACAACAATGACCCTTTTGTTCCCATAATCTAGATTACCAGGATAATAGGATTTCACCCTGATGGAGGCAAACAAGCAGtttaatgtctgtttggctcAACAAGTAATGAACAAATTCCAGGGAAAGGTCTGTAATAAAGAGCTGAGCAGGTATCCAGAGGTAAATGGGTGCCATTCATTAAGAGCAAGGCTTTCAGCACAGattcagagagagaaaggagacACTCGATCCCATCTGCAAAGTGTGGATCCCAGGGCTCTCATGGCATGACTATAGTGGAAAGTGAAAAGCAGCAAGTCGAGGCAGGGCGGCAACACAGATCATTGCTCCCTAAACAAGACAGGGTGGGGCACGTCCGCACACCTATGAGCTGCCCCATTCAACGCTGAACAGGAGGCAAGAAAAATATGTACAGATTTCTCCTTATGTTGATGTGTTGAAGACATGTCAGCTGGAACAGACAATCTGTAGGCAGCGgaatgacctttaacctgctccAGAATGGTTCAACTGTCAGTCAGGCTTCTTAAAGATGGACCGGGTATAAAACTGGTTTCCTTTTTAAACCCTGTTGGTCCTGAGCTTACAGAAAGAGGGCCTTCCTGAGACTTTTACAATCACATCCAGATACAAATAAAACGTTTTAAGAATACTTtaagaaaaagacacaaaaagagaaCATGAAATTGGTGCAATGTCAGTCTTTGTGTAACAGAAACTGTAgtttaaagatataaaataaaatatgaaatattagcCATTTAATATCCTAGGCAATGTTTTTGCAGCTCAGTAGGACTATAAAttcaagtaaacacaaaattacAACCTAACTaaagacatttttgcatttttcatatttatccTTTTTTACATGTGTGGCATTTATCTCTAAAATGCAGCCACGCAGTGACCTGTGAACAAAAAACCTaaagatgattttgtttttaagaaaatcatttaaattcGAGCCATACCTCCTGATCAGAGACTGTTgatcggtgtttacatcccagtCAGGTTTTCCTCTCCATCAGGATCATTTCTCAAGGGTTCCCTCATTATCTTCACAGGCAGTTAGCTACCCCTCCTCTTTTATCTtcatttctctctctctatttCTCTGGAAGATaagtctctctttctcttttattCTGTGTGCAAATAAAGCGCCAGGTGCGCAGTGAATGTGCGGGCCTCCGCTGTCGCCTGCACAGCCCAGTTACAGACGCACAACTGCATGCTCTGCTGTGAACTCAAACGAGTTTTAGCCTTGCAAAAACCCTCCCCATGGTCCTAGCGCCCCTCCAGTTAAAGTTGGCCTGTCTGTGTCCACCTGCTGAGACAGGTGCTGATGCCTCTATTTCTCTGACCCAAATTTCCATCCTCATGACTAGATGTACTTTAAGAAGTCCGGTTGTGTTATTGAGAAGACCTAGACTGTACcttcaatgcattttgttgggattttatgtgattgccaaagaaatgtggttaatcacatttAATTCATGATTCTTTCACATCAGTCCAGGTTGGCGtggatcatttattttcattaacaaATTAAATAGCGTTTGAAAACCACATTTTCAAACAATTAATGCTGTCTTATAttataaatttgtttgatgatctgaaatttTGAAGTGttacaaaaatggcaaaaacagaagtaatctgtaagggggtaaatactttttttcacagcacaCCTGTACCTATCAGCAGGTAGTTTACTACAGAAAgccaaaataaacttttgacGTTAACTTGCTGTTAAATGGCTGAAAATGTGGTATCATAAGCTTCACAACACATTAGCTGCCTTATTCGATCTTTTCATTACATCAGAAATCTTAACCTGAATATTTACTATAAACCctgaaattattcataccccaaaCAGATTTAGATTGTACGTTAGTTTTAGTCAACCAAGGTGTTTGTTAGTGGTAGGAAATTAGATTTCTCAAAATCTAATAAAGGAATTCAAACGAAGTATCAGTTTGGGGAAAAacctacttttctttgttttaatcacttttaagaaaaaaatgacaaatccAGAAGTGATTTATACCCTTTTCAATAATCAGTGgacaaatctttattggcattattCCAATCAAAACCTTTGtttaattgctgaccagctttttgtatgtttccactcgtattttaatgatttatcttTTAAGGTCGGAAGGCTTCCTggtcatcaccctaatctttagctccctccacagttTCTATGTCTGGACTCTGGTAGAGTTGctgcaaaatgttaatattatttGTTGTTGACTCATTCAACTCTAAAGCTGCCCAGGTACCTGACTACATACAGTCTCTGAAATCAGTACATTTGTGTTTGCCTGGTGAAGCTCGACACAGATGTGTGTTTTGAAGTTTCACAGCTCTGAGCCTTTTCTATTATTTGAAGTGCACCTTTACTTAGACATAAAAGTGCATttaagcatacaggtccttctcaaaatattagcatattgtgataaagttcattattttccataatgtcatgatgaaaatttaacattcatatattttagattcattgcacactaactgaaatatttcaggtcttttattgtcttaatacggatgattgtggcaaacagctcatgaaaacccaaaattcctatctcacaaaattagcatataattaaaagagtctctaaacgagctatgaacctaatcatctgaatcaacgagttaactctaaacacctgcaaaagattcctgaggcctttaaaactcccagcctggttcatcactcaaaaccccaatcatgggtaagactgccaacctgactgctgtccagaaggccactattgacaccctcaagcaagagggtaagacacagaaagaaatttctgtacgaataggctgttcccagagtgctgtatcaaggcacctcagtgggaagtctgtgggaaggaaaaagtgtggcagaaaacggtgcacaacgagaagaggtgaccggaccctgaggaagattgtggagaagggccgattccagaccttgggggacctgcggaagcagtggactgagtctggagtagaaacatccagagccaccgtgcacaggcgtgtgcaggaaatgggctacaggtgccgcattccccaggtcaagccacttttgaaccagaaacagcggcagaagcgcctgacctgggctacagagaagcagcactggactgttgctcagtggtccaaagtacttttttcggatgaaagcaaattctgcatgtcatttggaaatcaaggtgccagagtctggaggaagactggggagaaggaaatgccaaaatgccagaagtccagtgtcaagtacccacagtcagtgatggtctggggggccgtgtcagctgctggtgttggtccactgtgttttatcaagggcagggtcaatgcagctagctatcaggagattttggagcacttcatgcttccatctgctgaaaagctttatggagatgaagatttcatttttcagcacgacctggcacctgctcacagtgccaaaaccactggtaaatggtttactgaccatggtatcactgtgctcagttggcctgccaactctcctgacctgaaccccatagagaatctgtgggatattgtgaagagaacgttgagagactcatgacccaacactctggatgagctaaaggctgctatcgaagcatcctgggcctccataagacctcagcagtgccacaggctgattgcctccatgccacgccacattgaagcagtcatttctgccaaaggattcccaaccaagtactgagtgcataactgtacatgattatttgaaggttgacgttttttgtattaaaaacacttttcttttattggtcggatgaaatatgctaattttgtgagataggaattttgggttttcatgagctgtatgccaaaatcatccgtattaagacaataaaagacctgaaatatttcagttagtgtgcaatgaatctaaaatatatgaatgttaaattttcatcatgacattatggaaaataatgaactttatcacaatatgctaatattttgagaaggacctgtacacgtGTTTGTGAGAACAGGCATTTACCTTGGTAGCCAACAGCTACACCCAAGCAAGAAAAATCTTGTTTCTGGCATTGCTGCTTTTTAATTATCATCCCTGCCAGGAACTCTGATAGATTAAAGTGAAAACCAACAGTAACAGCTCAGGGATCATCATAGCCTGCAGGCAGAGGAGTGTTGTGGCACGTTGGCTGCGATGTTCACCTCTACCTTTGACCTTTATTTACCAGAGGTCTGATGGCTTCGTACCTCTTCAGAGTTTTGGACTCTCTGATGTCTTGTAGCTCTTGTAGAAGCTCCACGGTCCCAGCCACGGCGACAGAGCTTCCAGGAGAGTTGAGGGAGCCAACAAAATTAAGACGTTTCAAAATGGCCAAATAGAAGTAGAAAATAGTCATccaaaaatgactgaaaatagaaaaagtatTTGGTAAAAAGGCTACTTAAGTACTGAGTAAATGTTTAATCATAATGtgatttaatttgtgaaaatgatGTAATGAGGCAGACAAAAAAAGGTTACGTGAAAAGTCTGGTATTTTgaaggataaaataaaaaaaagaataaaagtcAGTAACATCATTACAAATAACAAATTTAGGAAGAAGAAACAAATATTCCCAACTCATACATAAACATAAAGCCACTAAAGGTTCCCGCTGGTAAACAGTGAAAAGTACTTCCAGTgataatatatatacattttctgtATATTGACCTAATTATACAGTAATAAGCATAAACTGTACTTTTCAAAAGAGTCAGTTGAGGTTGTTCAGGCATCTTATCAGACTGCCACCTGGGCTCCTTCCTCCGGAGGTTTTCTGGCACGCACTACTGGGAGGAGACCCTCGGGGAAGACCCAGAACCTTCTGGACCGACCATATATCCtgtctggcctgggaacaccttgagATTCCCCAGAGCTGGAGGATGTCACCGggaagagggatgtctggggttccctcctggacctgcTGCCCCCACAACCTGATCATGGATAAGCGGAatatgatagatggatggatgggtggatggatggatggatggatggatcttaaCCAGAGGTAGGTAGAGTAACCAGAAATTGTACTCAATAAGAGTAATGTTCCCTGTTGCAGTAAAACTACTTCTAGAGGTACTTTTCTTAAAAAATTactcaagtaaatgtaactagttGCGACCCACCACTGTCTTACATGGAGCCTTGCCTGCTGCTAAGCCCTGAAATTAAACCCTCAGTAAACACAGAGGCGTTGATAGATTAGGTGTAAAGAGTAATCCCTCTTAGATTAAGTGGGAATGTTGGAGCCAAAAGGTACAAACGTGTACTCTGAATGAAGGAATCACATCCTGTCTCAGAGTGTCCAACAGCAAGCACAAGGGATTAAACCGCCtggcttcattttgttttgttttagtcttCGACTGCCTTGTTGTTTTCAGTATTCATCACAAAAAATGTTAACCTTAgaatttaaaagataaaagataCGCATGTGGTAAGATTTCAACCACATTTTCACAAAAATTTGCTGACTTGCAACAACTGAGATAAGAACATTTACCCTCTTTCATGGGggcttaaaaatacaaaattccaGCCAAAAATGAGTCAGATGAATTAACTTTTAAGAAATTACTGACGGATAATTAATGGACATCAATGTGAAAAGTGTATCTGaactttttattctaaaaaaaccCCTTGGCTCACTTTGCTGACCAGCTTATTTTGATTATGCATTTCAAAAAATCTTTACCTTAGCCAGAATACAGAAAAATACCTTCAATATGCAAAGCAGCTCTTAGCAGacagtttttgttaaaaaaatataaaaaaatttcaCATCTATGGACTAACCTCAGATTGTCTTTAGCTCATTGGTTGGATAATATGATCCAGCTCCTATCGATAGGAGCCCATCAATCCACTCctgatatataaatatatatatatatatatatatatatatttatatacagtataacagtcttgaaggagttcccagagatgcttagcacttgttggcccttttgtcttcactctgcggtccagctcagcccaaaccatcttgattgggttcaggtccggtgactgtggaggccaggtcatctggcgcagcaccccgtcactctccttcttggtcaaatagcccttacacagcctggaggtgtgtttggggtcattgtcctgttgaaaaataaatgatggtccaactaaacgcaaaccggttggaatagcatgccgctgcaagatgctgtggtagccatgctggttcaggatgccttcaattttgaataaatccccaacagtgtcaccagcaaagcacccccacaccatcacacctcctcctc contains these protein-coding regions:
- the LOC124860433 gene encoding serine protease 23 is translated as MTPHEITILTHLLLLFQDLLPLTLSLLQPPHNPPMHVPTLVPHTPTPLTRSRFSAEAQLDFTTHCNYSCFHRGEQEEPREQLMEKLAFETLYGDGFRTLTTVEVEDDDDDALHPTHLPPWTRVKHRRMKRQIYGADGRFNIQGDNFLLDYPFSTAVRISTGCTGVLVSQQHVLTAAHCVHDGKDYVHGARKLRVGFLIPPSINGTKTGRIPNKKPLVRWVRVKRTRVPKGWIQGPQEISMDFDYALLELRWPHRRPFMRLWVAPSSDNLAGNRIHFSGFDSDRPGELVYRFCPVEEESSDLIYQHCDARPGASGSGVYGRVWDNALERWERKVIGIFSGHQWLEIDGENRDYNVAVRITPLKFAQICYWLHGNRLDCTPD